The genomic window GCAGGAGCTCCTGCGCCGGCTCCGCGAGAGCAAGCTGTTCAGCCAGGTGAAGCCGCTCCCGGGCTCGGGCCGCCTGGCCGGAAAGACGCTCGTGCTGCGCGGCAGCATCACGCGTCTGGGGCGCGGCTCGCAGGCCATGCGCTACTTCGTGGGCTTCGGCGCCGGCAGCACCCGGGCCCAGGCCGAGATGCACTTCGTCGATGCCGAGTCCGGCCGCGTCCTCCTGGTGACGGCCGACCGGCGCCTGGGCTCGGCGGGCATGTTCGGCGGTGACGACGAAGATTTCCTCGAGGAGTCGTTCGACGACATGGCGCGCGATCTGGTCAAGTTCCTGGTGCGCCTGTCCCGGGGCGAAGCGCCCGGCAAGGACTGAGCGGCTCGCGCCCTAGACCGGGCGCTCGAAGCGGTACTCGCGCGTCTGGTTGACGTCGCCGGGCAGCACGCGCTCGCCGCTCTGCCGGAATCCCATTCGCGTGTAGAGGCGGTGGGCTCGCTCGAACCGCGTGTCCGACCAGAGGAGGAGCCGTGAGATGTCCCGGGCCCGGCACCAGCCGATGACCTCGCCGACCAGCATCTGCCCCAGGCCGCGCCCGCGGAGGTCGGCATCGAGATAGAGGCGATGGAGCTCCGCGGTGTCCTCGTCGAGCCGCTCGATACCGGCCGACCCCACGATGCGATCGCCCTGCCACACGACGAAGAACGCGCCCCGCGGGGGCACGTAGTGGGCCTGGAAGTCGAGCAGGTCGGGCACCTCGGCAACCGGATCCCAGACGAAGCCGTATTCCGCGAACACACGGCCGATGAGGGCGATGACCCCGGAGACGTCCTCGGCGCGCGCCGGCGCGACGAGCGAGATGCTGGCCACCATGCTCCGGCCGTCCTCCTCCGCGC from Candidatus Methylomirabilota bacterium includes these protein-coding regions:
- a CDS encoding DUF4410 domain-containing protein; protein product: MRTSLWLSWARLALVCGILAGCFGAYQTSPDNVRGAGGLTPSQEDKDAGRVGVAAGFDLKGYRVVLVERFPVATSEIEDEGDQRFADKMAAFYQQELLRRLRESKLFSQVKPLPGSGRLAGKTLVLRGSITRLGRGSQAMRYFVGFGAGSTRAQAEMHFVDAESGRVLLVTADRRLGSAGMFGGDDEDFLEESFDDMARDLVKFLVRLSRGEAPGKD
- a CDS encoding GNAT family N-acetyltransferase; translation: MVASISLVAPARAEDVSGVIALIGRVFAEYGFVWDPVAEVPDLLDFQAHYVPPRGAFFVVWQGDRIVGSAGIERLDEDTAELHRLYLDADLRGRGLGQMLVGEVIGWCRARDISRLLLWSDTRFERAHRLYTRMGFRQSGERVLPGDVNQTREYRFERPV